The Lacticaseibacillus rhamnosus DNA window AAATCAATCCCATAAAAGCAAGGAAAGCGCAGTGGCGGGCTGGCAATTCGCAAATGCACTTCAGCGGCGCCGGCTTCTTTCAACAATTTAACGATTTGCTTAGAAGTCGTGCCGCGAACAATCGAGTCATCAACTAACACAATGCGTTTTCCGGCAACAACCGGTTTGATCACGCTGAGTTTCATTTTGACGCTTTTTTCGCGTAACGCCTGCGTGGGTTGGATAAATGTCCGAGCAACGTACTGACTCTTCACCAAGCCCATTTCATAAGGAATTCCGCTGGCTTTGGCATAACCAATCGCTGCTGACAGGGATGAGTTGGGCACCCCAACGACAATATCCGCATCTGCCGGCTGTTCCCTTGCCAACCGCTCACCCATCCGCACCCGCGCCTGGTGAACATTGATGCCGTGGATGTCTGAATCCGGACGGGCAAAATAGATATACTCCATCGAGCAAACCGCTAACGATGTGTTGGTGGTGAAGTGATCCAAATGCAAGCCATCGTCATCGATCGTAATCAGCTCACCGGGTTGGATGTCACGGACAAAATCAGCCCCTACTGCATCCAACGCCGCGGTTTCGCTACAAACAATATAGCCGCCATCTGGCATGACCCCAACCACCATTGGCCGGAAACCATGCGGATCAACCGCTGCGTATAAGCCATGCTCGGTTAACAAGACAAAGGCGAACCCGCCGTGAACTTCATTCAGTGCCTTTTTAAGTTGAACCAGCCACGGTTGGCCAACCTGACGCCGAATCAAATGCATTAAAACCTCAGTGTCCGAGGTGGATTGGAAAATGGCCCCTTGACTTTCTAACTCACGCCGCAAACTGATGGCGTTGGTTAAATTGCCGTTATGCGCCAATGCAATGGCTTCATCAGAAAACCGAAAAAGCAATGGCTGTATATTTTCCAAGACGCGGCCGCCTGCTGTCGAGTAGCGCACGTGACCCAAAGCTGCCCGCCCCATCAACGGTGTCAATTGATCGGTATTGGTGAACACTTCACTGAGCAAGCCCAGACCATAATGGCGCCGCATACCATCTTTAGTTAAGCCGACAATTCCGGCCCCTTCTTGCCCGCGATGTTGCAGCGTATGCAAGCCCAGATGGGTAATGCTCGCAGCATTGGGATTGCCCCAAATACCAAAAACACCGCATTCTTCATTTAAGCCTTTTGGTTCAGATAGCATGGGAGTGCCTCCTCAAATGCAGTTTGCAATTCTTCAAGCGGAACCGAAAATTGATGACTAACCGTGGTGACGTCAAATTGCGGGGCTGCTTGTACCCGCCCGATTAACTCAGCCGGTCCATTTAGCGCCTCAAACGCTGCTTGATCTTCAGGAGCAACGGTGACTAAGAACCGCCCTTGAGTCTCGGAAAAGCCCCAACTCGTCGGCAAATCGACCTTAACTTGCGCGCCCAGCTGGTTCGTAAAGCCCATTTCAGCCAACGCCACTAACAAGCCACCATCGCTTAAATCGTGGGCTGCTGTCACAAGGTGTTGCCGAATCGCCGTTAATACAAATTGCTGATTGGCCTTTTCCGCATCGAGATCAAAGTCGAACAACCG harbors:
- the purF gene encoding amidophosphoribosyltransferase; protein product: MLSEPKGLNEECGVFGIWGNPNAASITHLGLHTLQHRGQEGAGIVGLTKDGMRRHYGLGLLSEVFTNTDQLTPLMGRAALGHVRYSTAGGRVLENIQPLLFRFSDEAIALAHNGNLTNAISLRRELESQGAIFQSTSDTEVLMHLIRRQVGQPWLVQLKKALNEVHGGFAFVLLTEHGLYAAVDPHGFRPMVVGVMPDGGYIVCSETAALDAVGADFVRDIQPGELITIDDDGLHLDHFTTNTSLAVCSMEYIYFARPDSDIHGINVHQARVRMGERLAREQPADADIVVGVPNSSLSAAIGYAKASGIPYEMGLVKSQYVARTFIQPTQALREKSVKMKLSVIKPVVAGKRIVLVDDSIVRGTTSKQIVKLLKEAGAAEVHLRIASPPLRFPCFYGIDFQTTSELFAANHSVPEMRDLLDVESLGFLSTQGLEESVGLPTTAPNGGLCVAYFTGKYPTALDDYAPALNKEVASLKVNVAEVSA